A part of Brachybacterium faecium DSM 4810 genomic DNA contains:
- a CDS encoding acetyltransferase (PFAM: Acetyltransferase (GNAT) family) yields MLMTSQDIDPQAVLGFIVRRQQTPETACAYLGTDPSEIRADLEGLDQHWLETVRISASADGRIHGAAVVEWDEELDRSWVHGPWVEEDALRTAGPELLAAVTAQAPVTAHEMYADVAHDGLAWLAQHCGWRAGEANFEYSRTSPPPAGPQASDARAATGADEPTLRELHEREFPGTYATTEQLLDPDGTYSTSVIDGERAPVGYVSWQLQGEAAVYIDFLAVHPGARRKGLGQRLIAAAQEASGRSTVALTVDEHRPDARAFYAALGFTVTAATRPYRLQRPA; encoded by the coding sequence ATGCTCATGACGTCGCAGGACATCGACCCCCAGGCGGTCCTCGGCTTCATCGTCCGCCGACAGCAGACCCCGGAGACGGCGTGCGCGTACCTCGGCACGGATCCGTCGGAGATCCGTGCTGACCTGGAGGGCCTGGACCAGCACTGGCTGGAGACAGTCCGCATCTCCGCCTCGGCGGACGGCCGGATCCACGGTGCGGCCGTCGTCGAGTGGGACGAGGAGCTGGACCGTTCCTGGGTGCACGGCCCCTGGGTGGAGGAGGACGCGCTGCGCACGGCGGGCCCTGAGCTGCTCGCCGCGGTGACGGCGCAGGCCCCGGTCACCGCTCACGAGATGTACGCGGACGTCGCCCACGACGGCTTGGCGTGGCTCGCGCAGCACTGCGGGTGGCGCGCAGGCGAAGCCAACTTCGAGTACAGCCGCACCTCTCCCCCGCCCGCCGGTCCGCAGGCCTCCGACGCGCGTGCGGCCACCGGCGCGGACGAGCCGACGCTCCGCGAGCTCCACGAGCGCGAGTTCCCCGGAACCTACGCCACCACCGAGCAGCTCCTGGACCCGGACGGCACCTATTCGACGTCCGTGATCGACGGAGAGCGCGCGCCGGTCGGCTACGTGTCCTGGCAGCTGCAGGGCGAGGCCGCCGTGTACATCGACTTCCTCGCCGTGCACCCGGGCGCGCGACGGAAGGGGCTCGGACAGCGCCTGATCGCCGCCGCCCAGGAGGCCTCGGGCAGGAGCACGGTCGCACTGACGGTGGATGAGCACCGCCCCGACGCACGGGCGTTCTACGCCGCGCTCGGCTTCACGGTCACCGCCGCGACCCGGCCCTACCGGCTGCAGAGACCCGCCTGA